The nucleotide window AAAGAATCCCCTTCGCGAAATTGCCATCATGCCGCCCATACCCCAACGAGGGCGCAGCCTAGCTACTTGCTCTAATTCGTCCCACGAGCCCGGATGAGCTTCGACCCATTCGTCGTCGAATCCTCTCGGAAGATCGCGGCATTGCAGAAAGTATGCGGCACCCTTGTCCCCTTTTGAAATCTCTACAATCTTTTCGAATGAGCCCGGCGAGAACAACATATCTGCATCAGTGGAGACCAAAAGCTCACCTTGGCTGATCTCAAATCCCGCGTTCAACGCCCTCGATCTAGACCACACCTCCGAACCGTGTGTGTAAACGTATTGACACCCAAGGTCGTCGGCAAGGTTCTTATTTTGCTCAGGATCGATTGAACCGTAATCGGAGATTATGACCTCCCCCGTGCAATTCCCGAGCGCCTCTTGAATCGACGTAACAGCCAACCGGATACGCCGCAGACCCCAATCGCGGAAACCGATTACTACAGAAACGTCTGGTCTAAGCGAAAGACTCTCTACCCCCGAGCTGGTGCCAAGCGCCATTATTGTGCCACCCCTTCAAGAGCCAGTTTTCCAAAGTGCTTCCAAGGAGCCTCGATCTGAAGACCCAAGGATTCGAGTTGCGCTCCGTCACTTTCGACATGCCACGGAACAGCGTGAACTGTTAGGGATCCCTCGCTTGCCGGAAGTCGGAAAAACGAAGTGCGAGCTACTGCAGCTTGTTGTTGAGGGCTATAGAGGAAGAGTGAATCCAAGTTTTTCGAATACGAGACTCTAAGCAAATCAGCGGTCTCGGGAGCTGCTTCCACTCCTGCGAACTGGAATTTGAGCACGTAATCCCTGAAATTCAACGGACCCCGGGACCGGACAATGAGTCTCGCAGGGACATCTGAAACGGGCAGGTTGAATCGCCAAATCACAGATCAGAATCTACCAATTCGCAGGACGTTTGTAGAGATCTCTAATGGCGTTTCATTCTCGTTAATCAACGCAATATGCGCACCAGGACTCTATGACGTGCCGCAGGGTTGATTGTTCAAGCAGTGGCGTTAGAATTTACCGCATCCATTCAATCGTTCTGAAAGACCATATTTATGAGTGCACACGTCGCGTTTGTAGGCCTCGGCTACATCGGATTGCCAACAGCAGTTGTAATGGCCAACAGTGGCCTCGAAGTGACAGGTGTAGATGTCGATCCCACCAAGGTTGATTCGATCAACCGCGGTGAAGTCACCATCGTCGAGCCCGGCCTGGAGGAGGAGCTCAAGTCCGCCCTCGACAGTGGCCGGTTCCGAGCCTCTACCGACATGCCTAAGGCGGATGCCTACATCATCGCCGTACCTACCCCGTTCACCGAGGGTTACGACGTTGACATGCGCTTCATCTACTCGGCAGCGGAGGCAATCGCACCTCAGCTCGAAGGCGAAGAATTGATCATCCTCGAGTCCACCTCTCCCCCACGCACGACAGAACGCATGGCGCAGCGAATCCTGCAACTCCGCCCGGAGTTCCACGCCGACGGTTCCGAGGGCGCCGGAGCTACGCTCTATTTCGCACACTGCCCCGAGCGCATCCTCCCAGGAAAAGCAATGGAAGAGCTGCATACCAACGACCGCATCATCGGCGGCATGTCGCCTGAGGCCACCCGCCGCGCTACCGACATCTACGCCAGCTTTTGTCGCGGAGAGCTTCTCGCGACCAACGACCGCACCGCCGAGATGGCGAAGCTCACGGAGAACTCGTTCCGCGATGTCAACATCGCTTTCGCCAACGAGTTGTCCTTGATCTGCGATGACCTCGACATCAGCGTCTGGGAACTCATCGAGCTGGCGAATCATCACCCGCGTGTCAACATTCTCCAGCCGGGCCCAGGCGTCGGTGGCCACTGCATCGCAGTTGACCCGTGGTTCATCGTCTCGACCGCGCCCAAGACCGCGCGTCTCATCCGCACAGCCCGCGAGGTTAACGACGCGAAGCCAGAGTGGGTGCTGGAGAAGATCGACCAAGCAGTGAAGAAGCACGGCGAAGACGCAACCATCGCACTCCTTGGTCTTGCTTTCAAGCCGAACATCGACGACCTGCGCGAGTCACCGGCATTGGAGATCGCCGAGCGAGTGGCCCAGAGCTACCCCTCTGCCCAGATCCTCGCCGTCGAGCCCAACATCGCTGAGCTCCCCTCGGAGTTAACTAACTACCCGAACGTTCGGCTAAACAATTACTCCGATTCCCTAGAAGCATCTGACCTTGTTGTGCTCCTAGTCGATCACGACGAGTTTCAGAGTTACGATCCTACGCTGACCGCTAACTCCCTGGTCATTGACACCAGGGGGCAATGGCGCAGTCTCTAGGGAGCAGACTGCGCCGCCTAAGCGTTACTGGGACGCCGTGGAAGGCGAATCGATACCCCGGCAGTCCAACCGTCGCTTACTTGTGAGCGCACGCAGCTGCTCGCCCTGATATACATTGAAGTCCTCACCGAAATGAAATGGGCTTTGTCCCCATTTGTGATTCTTAGCTGCAACGGGCTGGGTCGGATACTCGATATAGACTGGCTTCCGTTCGCCTCGCGATACGATGTCGTACAACTTTAAGAGCTTCCCGTTCTGCTTCAGAATCAACTCGTAGTTGGGCAGAGGCTCGCCTCCCTCCACCTCGGTAGCCCAAAAGACCTTGTTTAAGATCACGGTCTTCTGGTTCATCGCTGCCATAAAATGGCGCCAACCCTCTTCAAACAGGTCGAAGTAGTCGGGAGAGAACATGTCCAACGATTCCCCTGTAGAAGCGAGATCCGTTGCTAAAAGCTCCGGGCTACTAGTGAAACGACTTTGTCCATTAATCTTTAATGGCAGTCTTTCATCAATGAAATCGACCAGCACGTAGTTGCCCGGCGCTTTCGAAGCTAACTCGACGTTGGTTTTCGCGAGATCCCCCTCGACCATTCGTCTCTGGAACTCGCTTGGGTTCTTCTCTAGTGCGCGTCGATCGAATTGCACTGGTGGCGATGTCACACTGGAGAAGCTGAATCGGGCGCGGTATCCCGAGAGTGGAAGACCAGAGTATTCGAAGCTGTCCCTAGAAACACAGCTACCCATAACGTAGATGAACTCATCCCACTGGATGGAGTCGACATTGAAGAACATGGCTGAATCCGAATACCATCTGCGCAAGAACATTCGAATATGCGTTGCGTTGCCGGCGCGGAACGTTTTCTCGAATCTACGAACCTCGCCCGCACCTACCAGATAGATGAAAAAGAACCCCGCCGATGATTCAATGAAACCTTCGGGCGGATCCTGCAATTGATCTTTTCCGATCCCAAGAACAATCTTCTCCCCCGGGGCGGCCATATACGATCCTGAGATAGAGAACGTCCCCTGCTCATCCGGGGTAACGACAAAGTTGGCAGCCGAATCGAGTGCGTAGAGACCTGGTGGATTTAGTGTCACGTGTCCATCGCTTCCTGGTAGTGAAATGGTGCCCGAGGGCTACTCCGCCTAGTGGCCACGCCTTCCAAGCACGAAGTTTCCAGCCCAAGAGCGGATAAAGCACCCAGCTCCAGTTCGAGGCGCCAGATGTAAGAAGGTGTGGGCCTCTCGTAGATCTTGCAGGATCGATTGTCTTAAAAATTGATCCTCTTGAGATAGTATTCCATTTATGGATATCGCCCTGCGAATTGACTCGATGGGCGCGACGAGAGGAGGCGCAGGCACTGGTCGGACCTATATTTCAGAGACGATCGATCTAATCCGAGAATGGACCCTTCCTTTCGCCGTTGCGCCAGCAGGAGAGAACGATATCTCCGTTTCGCTTTCCCACCCTTTCGATCTTGATCCGGCCCCACTGACAAAGCTCAAAGAGCTGCAAAACTTTTACCGGAAGCCGCCAAATCGGTTCACGAGAGGGCGTTGGCAACCGTCACCGAGAGGGAAATCAGGTCACTCTAACCAGGGAAGTAGTGTTGAAGTAGTTAACTAACTGTAGGACTAGCGGCTCCACGGAATGGGGCCAACGAAACCTATCGATTTAGAGGAAAAAATGGTTTTCATTGGAACCACAAGGTTCAGTCTTTTCAAGCCGGACTCTGGGGCGTGGCGGTCGTCCGCAAACGGCGCATTCTCTAGCCCAGAGCAGTATAAAGAGTATTTGTTCTCGCCTCGGAGGATCGAACCGAGAATGAAGATTTTACGTGAGGTCAGTCTTCCAAACCTCGCTGTGGCGGCTGAATCCCACACTATTCGCCACATCATCCACTATTCGCCGGAGCTCCCATCTCAATATTTGCGACAGTTGGAAGCATTGCAACGCGATTTTCCTTTCGTTGTACTTTCCGACGCCAGTGATTCAACTGGGGCGAGACACCCTTACACCATTGCGAACGAACTAAATCCTCACCAGAAGCCATATGTAATTTACCGATTGGACGACGACGACTTTCTGTCAACGAGCTACTTTGATCAACTTGCCCCTCTTGTGACCGAGGCCAACCTTGGTTTTCGGGTCTCATTGGCGGCGGGGTTAACCGGTATTTTCGATGGCGAGCGGTTCTCAACCATCCGATACTCGTACAAGCCATACATCGCGATCGGCCTAGCTGGCATATACGGACGGAATTCCCAAGGGCAATTCGTAGCGCCTGCTGAGACAGCACACAACCTTTCGGACCGCGTCGGCACTGTGATGGTGGACGCAACCGAGTGCTCATACTTCTGGACCCGTCACGCGGGGCAAGACACTGATTTCGGCAAGAATGAGGGCCTCGATGCAACACGGAAAGAGGTGGCATCGCTCCCTCCAATTCCAACGAATTGGAATCTATTCGAAAGTTTCCCGAGCCTAAGCGACCATACAGATAGCTTAAGCCGATCTGAGGTAATCAGCGATACCGACGTTTCGGAAGACGGGAAACCGCTCAGAATCAGTGCGACTGGACGATTCTCACTCTTGCTGGATGCCACCTTCCCCGATGGAATGCAGGCCAACGCTGGCCTAATCAGTTTCCAGATTGAACGTGACGGGGTCCCGACAGACGACATTGAAGTCCAGGGCATGACTCGATCCCCGAACCCAACTATCGGGCAGTACCGCTACATCACGACGTACGCGGGGCGCAGATCAAACCAATTTGACTTTGAGCTTCCTCCCGGATGTGAAGTGATTGGTGCCAGGATTACTCCATTTGGCGCATTAGGTAAGCCATTCTACGTAAATAGTCTTTACATCCTCCAGTGATCGCGCTTCGCAAGCGCGGCCACGTTTGGCCGGTGGCAACGATTACGGGACGCTGTAGGGAACGGGAACTGTGGCAACATAAAGCTGCTTAAATCGTTCCATCGAGTAGCGGGTCTGAACGTATTCATCGCCTACCCGACGGCGGCTCTCGTAAGTGCCGAAGTCTTGGCACTCAAGGACGTAGTCACGCATCTCGATGAGGCTATCGAAGATGTACTCGTTTGGGTACATGTATTCGGCACCTGCCCAAGGACGCAGCAAGGTAATGTTTCCCGACGCAAAGCCTTCGGCTGCAGCTACGTGTGACCCCTCTGCATCGCTAAGTGAGAGGATAAATCCCTTGTCGGCAAGTGCTTCGGTGGTGTCCACCCATCCTTCAAACTTCACGGCCGATTCGAGGCCATTCACGCGAACGAACCTCTCGCATTCCGCAAAGTATGCCCGCTCGGCGGGGTCGTTGAAGACCCAGCCCAGTTCATCCGGTCGGCGGCCGAAAACAGTGAGGGTGTAGCGGTCATCCACTTCTCTCAACGACTTCAGCAACTCGAGTGCCCGACGGTACCCCTTCCGGATTGGGATACTCCCGACCATCACCAGATTGAAAACCTTGTCTGGGTCATTCGACCTCTGGTACTTCTCGACCTCGATGTAGTTCGGAACGTAAACCACTTTTTCCCTATCGAAATCGAATACCCGTTGAGTCTCCTCAAACATTCCAGGAGCAATGGTGATGACCCGATCAAGCGCGTCCCGCTTGATCTGGTTCCCGTAGTCTTTACCGGTCTCAAAACGATGCAGGCGCACAGTGAGCGATTGGCGAGGATTCTTATTCTCCGAGTACCACACCGCATTGCCGAGCATCCATTCGCAGTGGATAGCGTCAGCCCAGTCTCGAAGGCGCTTGCTTTGCTCCAGATCGTGAGTCTCGTGCCCCGTCCACTCGTCCACCTGGACCTGGTAAAACGACTCGAGTTCGGGGACTGCCGGCAAAATGAAGCGAAGATCGTACCCCGCGATTAGAAGCCGAATCTTGATCTTTTCAAGGAAAGCGTCGTAGTCCTTGTTCAAGAGTAAGTTACAGATTTCCGCAAACCGCGGCCCATACGTGAAGGTGCGTACGGCTATCTCGTGCTCTCGGAGGAAATCGGCCAAAAGGTTAAACGAGCTGCGCTTGAACCCGCCTTTGTTGAACCGGATCATGTTCTGGATCGCTGCCGAAAGTGCCATTTGGCCACGTAGTGCGAAGTAGTCGATGCCTATCCGGCCGAGGATTTCAGTCGACTGGCGCCAGGCAGATACGTGGTTAAGCAGTTCACGGTCCTGATATTGCTGGGTGCTCGACGCTGCACTGGAGTCGAGCTGAACGTTATAGACGAAGTCCGGCTCATCCGAGTATTCGATCTTCCCAAGTTCAAGCGCGCGGTAGAGATAGATCGCGTCTTCTGCGAGACGGAGATCTTCTGGCCACCTCAATTTATTGGCTTCGAGGAACTCCCGGCGGTAAAGACTGCACACCGTCGTGCTGTGTTCACGAACCACCCGTGCCACTCGTTCAGCCTGAGTAGAAGTTTGATCCCAGCCTTCGATGCGATTCATGACGACCCGCTCGCGGCCGTTGTCGCGAATTAGAGGCGCACGCACCAAGTCTGCGTTGGTTCGCTGAGCCAAGCTCAATTCGGCCGCCACGCCAGCCGGAAGGATTTCATCATCTGGATCGAGATGGAAAATATACTCACCGGTCGCCATTGTGAGCGCAGTGTTCCTCGGCACCGATGGTGTACCGCTGTTCTTGGTTAGTCGCGCCGCTTTCACCCAAGGTCGGGTCGCTTGGAAGTTCTCAATTTTGACGTAGGTGTCATCGGTTGAAGCATCGTCGACAAACACAACCTCTGTGCCCGGGATAGTGTTCTTGAGCACATCGAGGGAGTCGAAACAGCTCGAGATCTTCGAGGAAACGTTGTAGCTGGGGATGAGAACTGAAAGAGTCGTCATAGTGTTTCCTCTAAATCACGTAGTACAGGGACGGTTGACCGCTTTGCAGGTCTTGGATAAGGCCCTTGAAGTGAGTGTCCTTAACCAGCGTTGGTGCCGATTCACCCGATCTAACCTGCGAGAACCTTGATTCAATGTTGGCCCCCACCAGATCCGTTGCCGCAACCACAGGGATATCGGTGTACTGCGCGTGCATGGCGTGATCCGCAAACGTTTCTGGCCGGATGTTGCCCTTGCTTAGCCGCTCTAACGGAATCAGCACGATGAGTTCATTGCCAGAGTAGAGCTGGTTCATCGGTGTTTCCCCTGACTGCAGCATCGGTTCCCACACCACCGCAACGCCGCCTCGGTTGAATTCGGTGAGAGCATCCGCGTAAGCGAGATTGTCCACCGCGCTGCTCAAAAGGATAATTCTGGGAGCACCCCATTGCCCGACACGCTTGAGCGCTGCGTACGCGTCGCTTGCTTCTTCAAAACTGTTCACACGGACCACGAGTGGCGGGACGGAAACCGACCGATCATTTGGCACCTGAGCTACAGCCAATATGTCAGCGAAGCGCTCACGGTACGTATGCGACGAGAGCACCTTACGGAGGTTCACCTCTCGAGCCCGATTCATTTCTTCGTCGCTGAGCCGCTTTAAGCCGGATGGGTTCTTGTCCAGATAGAGCACATCGTCACCGAAGAGTTCATAGACCCCATTGGAGTAGTTGGAGACGACGTAGGTATTGCAAGCCATGAGTTCAAAGATTCGGCGCGCAAACATGGTTCGGCTCACCGTCTCTGTGTTCACGGTCATGCCGATCTCGGATTCTTTGTACACATGGGCCATGTCCTCTCCGGAAACGGGAGGATTAAGTGCGTACTGGAACCGGCGCGGGAAGATCTTCGTCGGGTCATCCGATCCGTAGAACCGGTCGTAGATCTTCAGCTCTCGATCCGAAGCTTCAACCGCGTCGAACATCGTCTCCATGTCGAGGCTGCGTTGCTCGTGATTGGAGTACCATCCGCCGGCGAACACCACGTCGCGGGAACGATGCGCCCCGTTCGTCGGGTTGAAAAGGCGAGGCTGGACAGCAAATTGCATGACGTGCACGCTCTGGTGGCCGTACTCACTGCGGTAACGGGCCGCAGACTTGTCGTCGGTGGTGAAAATGTGGTCGAAGCGAAGCGCCGTGTCTACGAAGTTGTGCTTCTTGTCCTCGTAGTGAGAGGGGTCTTCCTTGTTCCAGAAGACAGTGGGAATGCCGCGAGCTCTGCAGTACTCGAGGATCTTCAGCAGTTCGGTGCGGTTCTCGTAATTGAAGTTCTCAGACGCGTACACGCGTCCCTTCCAAGGACGAGCCTTGGAGTCATGACCGCTCCACGCCGACTCGCAGAAGAAGAGATCCGGTTGGTGCGCTTCGATTTGCTCTCTCCACGTGGAGTAGTCAAGTGAGACAAGGTCGCATTCATATCGAAACGAGTTGTAAGAAAACTCGTCGAGAATCGCGGCAACCTTGATGTCTGCGGGCTTTCGACTCGCGTACCACTCAGGATTCTTGCCCGAGAAAGTTACTCGAACCCTGTTCTGCAGATTGGTCGAATCTCCCCACTGATAAAAGGACAGAGCCAGTTTCTTCGCTCGGCGCGGTAGACGAACCGCTACGCGGTTTTCGCTCACCGAGCCGGTGACACCGAGGTATGAGAAGTAACCGTACTTGTCACTACGA belongs to Corynebacterium glaucum and includes:
- a CDS encoding DUF6270 domain-containing protein is translated as MTLNPPGLYALDSAANFVVTPDEQGTFSISGSYMAAPGEKIVLGIGKDQLQDPPEGFIESSAGFFFIYLVGAGEVRRFEKTFRAGNATHIRMFLRRWYSDSAMFFNVDSIQWDEFIYVMGSCVSRDSFEYSGLPLSGYRARFSFSSVTSPPVQFDRRALEKNPSEFQRRMVEGDLAKTNVELASKAPGNYVLVDFIDERLPLKINGQSRFTSSPELLATDLASTGESLDMFSPDYFDLFEEGWRHFMAAMNQKTVILNKVFWATEVEGGEPLPNYELILKQNGKLLKLYDIVSRGERKPVYIEYPTQPVAAKNHKWGQSPFHFGEDFNVYQGEQLRALTSKRRLDCRGIDSPSTASQ
- the wecC gene encoding UDP-N-acetyl-D-mannosamine dehydrogenase; translation: MSAHVAFVGLGYIGLPTAVVMANSGLEVTGVDVDPTKVDSINRGEVTIVEPGLEEELKSALDSGRFRASTDMPKADAYIIAVPTPFTEGYDVDMRFIYSAAEAIAPQLEGEELIILESTSPPRTTERMAQRILQLRPEFHADGSEGAGATLYFAHCPERILPGKAMEELHTNDRIIGGMSPEATRRATDIYASFCRGELLATNDRTAEMAKLTENSFRDVNIAFANELSLICDDLDISVWELIELANHHPRVNILQPGPGVGGHCIAVDPWFIVSTAPKTARLIRTAREVNDAKPEWVLEKIDQAVKKHGEDATIALLGLAFKPNIDDLRESPALEIAERVAQSYPSAQILAVEPNIAELPSELTNYPNVRLNNYSDSLEASDLVVLLVDHDEFQSYDPTLTANSLVIDTRGQWRSL
- a CDS encoding glycosyltransferase, encoding MVFIGTTRFSLFKPDSGAWRSSANGAFSSPEQYKEYLFSPRRIEPRMKILREVSLPNLAVAAESHTIRHIIHYSPELPSQYLRQLEALQRDFPFVVLSDASDSTGARHPYTIANELNPHQKPYVIYRLDDDDFLSTSYFDQLAPLVTEANLGFRVSLAAGLTGIFDGERFSTIRYSYKPYIAIGLAGIYGRNSQGQFVAPAETAHNLSDRVGTVMVDATECSYFWTRHAGQDTDFGKNEGLDATRKEVASLPPIPTNWNLFESFPSLSDHTDSLSRSEVISDTDVSEDGKPLRISATGRFSLLLDATFPDGMQANAGLISFQIERDGVPTDDIEVQGMTRSPNPTIGQYRYITTYAGRRSNQFDFELPPGCEVIGARITPFGALGKPFYVNSLYILQ
- a CDS encoding glycosyltransferase, whose protein sequence is MTTLSVLIPSYNVSSKISSCFDSLDVLKNTIPGTEVVFVDDASTDDTYVKIENFQATRPWVKAARLTKNSGTPSVPRNTALTMATGEYIFHLDPDDEILPAGVAAELSLAQRTNADLVRAPLIRDNGRERVVMNRIEGWDQTSTQAERVARVVREHSTTVCSLYRREFLEANKLRWPEDLRLAEDAIYLYRALELGKIEYSDEPDFVYNVQLDSSAASSTQQYQDRELLNHVSAWRQSTEILGRIGIDYFALRGQMALSAAIQNMIRFNKGGFKRSSFNLLADFLREHEIAVRTFTYGPRFAEICNLLLNKDYDAFLEKIKIRLLIAGYDLRFILPAVPELESFYQVQVDEWTGHETHDLEQSKRLRDWADAIHCEWMLGNAVWYSENKNPRQSLTVRLHRFETGKDYGNQIKRDALDRVITIAPGMFEETQRVFDFDREKVVYVPNYIEVEKYQRSNDPDKVFNLVMVGSIPIRKGYRRALELLKSLREVDDRYTLTVFGRRPDELGWVFNDPAERAYFAECERFVRVNGLESAVKFEGWVDTTEALADKGFILSLSDAEGSHVAAAEGFASGNITLLRPWAGAEYMYPNEYIFDSLIEMRDYVLECQDFGTYESRRRVGDEYVQTRYSMERFKQLYVATVPVPYSVP
- a CDS encoding CgeB family protein yields the protein MRKPKAFIAEIATLGGAALTGAVASAAATGAKNARTASILTSTATAALGAGLIVRSARQERQNQRLNARLDRLISETQQLQDPEFGTSALLNELSSRIDRLPSWIDTVLAERLETQPTITFPSPNGKKRAREFGVANAETKQTRAGEFTTTLDVDVDKFLAPYEPVHLTASPLEITVDVEGATEANIDLTLLTRDGKANAKAALVAVKVLGEAGSEMDFPVLPSRSDKYGYFSYLGVTGSVSENRVAVRLPRRAKKLALSFYQWGDSTNLQNRVRVTFSGKNPEWYASRKPADIKVAAILDEFSYNSFRYECDLVSLDYSTWREQIEAHQPDLFFCESAWSGHDSKARPWKGRVYASENFNYENRTELLKILEYCRARGIPTVFWNKEDPSHYEDKKHNFVDTALRFDHIFTTDDKSAARYRSEYGHQSVHVMQFAVQPRLFNPTNGAHRSRDVVFAGGWYSNHEQRSLDMETMFDAVEASDRELKIYDRFYGSDDPTKIFPRRFQYALNPPVSGEDMAHVYKESEIGMTVNTETVSRTMFARRIFELMACNTYVVSNYSNGVYELFGDDVLYLDKNPSGLKRLSDEEMNRAREVNLRKVLSSHTYRERFADILAVAQVPNDRSVSVPPLVVRVNSFEEASDAYAALKRVGQWGAPRIILLSSAVDNLAYADALTEFNRGGVAVVWEPMLQSGETPMNQLYSGNELIVLIPLERLSKGNIRPETFADHAMHAQYTDIPVVAATDLVGANIESRFSQVRSGESAPTLVKDTHFKGLIQDLQSGQPSLYYVI